From one Streptomyces sp. N50 genomic stretch:
- a CDS encoding helix-turn-helix domain-containing protein, translated as MHIQDSHWTSASAVASGGAVGAAANGRGDSSRTTPLRVDAQRNLEHVLRAAREVFGELGYGAPMEDVARRARVGVGTVYRRFPSKDVLVRRIAEEETSRLTDQARSALGQEDEPWSALSRFLRTSVASGAGRLLPPQVLRVGVADEGEGALLDEARVPQQRTQPGAGELRLVPEESAGSLGSAEYDAGATTLLEVVGQLVDRARAAGQLRADVSVSDVLLVIATAAPSLPDAAQQAAASARLLDILLEGLRSRPV; from the coding sequence ATGCATATTCAGGATTCTCATTGGACATCCGCGTCAGCCGTCGCATCCGGCGGCGCGGTCGGAGCGGCTGCGAACGGACGCGGGGACTCCTCGCGGACTACGCCGCTGCGGGTGGACGCACAGCGCAATCTGGAGCACGTGCTGCGGGCGGCGCGTGAGGTCTTCGGCGAGCTGGGCTACGGCGCGCCGATGGAGGACGTGGCGCGGCGCGCGCGGGTCGGTGTCGGCACCGTGTACCGGCGCTTCCCCAGCAAGGACGTCCTGGTGCGGCGGATAGCCGAGGAGGAGACCTCCCGGCTGACCGACCAGGCCCGTTCGGCGCTCGGGCAGGAGGACGAGCCGTGGTCGGCGCTGTCGCGCTTCCTGCGGACGTCGGTGGCGTCGGGTGCGGGGCGGCTGCTGCCGCCTCAGGTGCTGCGGGTCGGCGTCGCCGATGAGGGTGAGGGTGCCCTGCTGGACGAGGCGCGGGTGCCGCAGCAGCGGACGCAGCCGGGGGCGGGTGAACTGCGGCTGGTTCCGGAGGAGTCGGCGGGGTCTCTGGGTTCCGCGGAGTACGACGCCGGGGCGACCACACTGCTGGAGGTTGTGGGGCAGCTGGTCGATCGGGCGCGGGCGGCTGGGCAGTTGCGGGCGGATGTCTCCGTGTCTGATGTGCTGCTGGTGATTGCTACGGCGGCGCCCTCGTTGCCGGACGCCGCGCAGCAGGCGGCGGCGTCTGCGCGGTTGCTGGACATCCTGTTGGAGGGGTTGCGGTCTCGGCCGGTGTGA
- a CDS encoding sigma-70 family RNA polymerase sigma factor, translated as MSVDGRDESLGDGDPEAGGLTSPQVPSQGGPSGVPQGGVSQGGDPGEGSVPPQREGSVLPPPLPPREMPAADASLIERMRAGDDTAYEELYRRHADAVRRYARTCCRDGHTADDLTAEVFARMLQAVRGGSGPEHAVRAYLLTSVRRVAASWTKSAKREQLVDDFAVFAAQSARVSEVSDDDTIDLGADVRAMHVAEQSMAMQAFRSLPERWQAVLWHTEVEDESPSEVATLFGLDANGTRVLASRAREGLKQAYLQAHVSATLTDDEECARYADQLGTYARRRLRTRAERGLRKHLEECAKCRLAALQIEEVASGIPAVVPVAVIGWFGAAGYAKAVALIAGGASAGAAGAAGAAAAAGGSSSGSAGAGGAAASEGLGAPVKAGIAAGVVATAAAAAIALALAGSTHTPAKKPEAKPAPSSSPIVKPESTPPTPPKKQPAPEPAVLKPRPTPTPTPTPTPSPTPRAKPTPTPKSTPTPRPTPKPTPTPTPTPTPTPTPPPAPTIFQVSELSYNVNGDGTAPEIQLGRSSWVWQRYGVSIGGTRYAHGATVHGRSSVTIDLNRQCVSYDAKVGVDDMMLGIGKVYFAVYADGVRLWRSGEIDGGDPAVPVHVDIAGRRTVRLVVEPHGSFDDLALADWAESKFTCA; from the coding sequence ATGAGCGTTGACGGGCGGGACGAGTCACTGGGTGACGGTGACCCGGAGGCCGGTGGGCTGACCTCACCACAGGTGCCGAGTCAGGGTGGGCCGAGTGGTGTCCCCCAGGGTGGTGTCTCCCAGGGTGGCGATCCCGGTGAGGGCAGTGTCCCGCCGCAGCGCGAGGGCAGTGTGCTGCCGCCGCCGTTGCCGCCGCGGGAGATGCCGGCGGCCGACGCCTCGCTGATCGAGCGGATGCGTGCCGGTGACGACACGGCGTACGAGGAGCTGTACCGGCGCCACGCGGACGCCGTGCGCCGGTATGCCCGGACCTGTTGCCGGGACGGGCACACCGCCGACGATCTCACCGCCGAGGTCTTCGCCCGCATGTTGCAGGCGGTGCGCGGCGGTTCGGGGCCCGAGCACGCCGTACGCGCCTATCTGCTGACCTCCGTCCGGCGCGTCGCCGCGAGCTGGACGAAGTCGGCGAAGCGGGAGCAACTCGTCGACGACTTCGCGGTGTTCGCCGCGCAGTCCGCGCGGGTGTCGGAAGTGTCCGATGACGACACGATCGACCTGGGTGCCGATGTCCGGGCCATGCACGTGGCCGAGCAGTCGATGGCGATGCAGGCCTTCCGGTCGTTGCCCGAGCGGTGGCAGGCCGTGCTGTGGCACACCGAGGTCGAGGACGAGTCGCCGAGCGAGGTCGCCACGCTGTTCGGGCTCGACGCCAACGGCACGCGCGTGCTGGCCAGCCGGGCCCGCGAGGGGCTCAAGCAGGCCTATCTCCAGGCCCATGTCAGCGCCACCCTCACCGACGACGAGGAGTGCGCGCGCTACGCCGACCAGCTCGGCACCTACGCCCGCCGCCGGCTGCGCACGCGTGCCGAACGGGGGCTGCGCAAGCACCTGGAGGAGTGCGCCAAGTGCCGGCTCGCCGCGCTGCAGATCGAGGAGGTCGCCAGCGGTATCCCGGCGGTCGTCCCGGTCGCGGTCATCGGCTGGTTCGGGGCCGCCGGGTACGCGAAGGCGGTCGCGCTCATCGCCGGTGGTGCGAGCGCGGGTGCGGCCGGTGCCGCGGGTGCCGCCGCCGCTGCGGGCGGGAGTTCGTCCGGGAGTGCCGGTGCCGGGGGCGCGGCCGCCTCCGAGGGGCTCGGCGCCCCGGTGAAGGCGGGTATCGCGGCCGGTGTGGTCGCCACGGCGGCAGCGGCGGCGATCGCCCTCGCGCTGGCCGGCAGCACCCACACCCCCGCGAAGAAGCCCGAGGCGAAACCGGCGCCCTCGTCCTCGCCCATCGTGAAGCCCGAGTCGACGCCCCCGACGCCCCCGAAGAAGCAACCCGCCCCGGAACCAGCGGTGCTGAAGCCCCGGCCGACACCCACACCCACGCCGACCCCGACCCCGTCACCCACACCCCGGGCGAAGCCCACACCCACCCCGAAGTCCACCCCGACTCCGAGGCCGACCCCCAAGCCCACCCCGACGCCCACGCCCACTCCCACCCCGACCCCGACGCCCCCACCCGCGCCGACGATCTTCCAGGTCAGCGAGCTCTCGTACAACGTCAACGGCGACGGCACCGCGCCGGAGATCCAGCTCGGCCGGAGCAGCTGGGTGTGGCAGCGCTACGGCGTCTCGATCGGCGGCACGCGGTACGCGCACGGGGCCACCGTGCACGGCCGGTCCTCGGTCACGATCGATCTCAACCGGCAGTGCGTCTCCTACGACGCGAAGGTCGGCGTCGACGACATGATGCTGGGGATCGGCAAGGTGTACTTCGCGGTGTACGCCGACGGGGTGCGGCTGTGGCGGTCCGGGGAGATCGACGGCGGGGATCCCGCGGTGCCGGTGCATGTGGACATCGCCGGGCGCAGGACCGTACGGCTCGTGGTCGAACCGCACGGCTCCTTCGACGACCTGGCGCTGGCGGACTGGGCGGAGTCCAAGTTCACGTGCGCGTAG
- a CDS encoding BTAD domain-containing putative transcriptional regulator, with amino-acid sequence MRYRILGSTRADDEQGTGVPLGGARLRALLAALALHPGRNIPFATLIDEVWADDPPQDAPAALQALVGRLRRTLGKEAIVSDPGGYRLTATRDDVDLFVFEHLTRRGTAALDRGDATTAARDLAEALALWRGPALADLPDRSAAARPDALRQEATRARAEADLLLGRAADVVPELRELTTAHPYDEPLHALLIRALRDAGRGADALAAYEAARRALADGLGTDPGPELRALHGELLTSTAPARTTPPAPGRPERDGNLRPRLTSFVGREPEIAAIRSDMHRARLVTLTGPGGSGKTRLAEEAAAGLPQAWLVELARLDRPEAVPGAVVSALGLRETALLTTELMTTQDDPVALLVEYCASRGRLLILDNCEHVIGAVADLAETLLTRCPGLTILATSREPLGVPGESVRPVEPLVPDQAHRLFTERAAAVLPDAETVLQDTEAVAEICRRLDGLPLAIELAAARLRLLTPRQIADRLDDRFRLLTSGSRTVLPRQQTLRAVVDWSWELLDEAERTVLREVSVFAGGWDLAAAEAVCTGPAAHLIGSLVDKSLIVATPGDTDGGMRYRMLETIHEYAVERAAETPGLRTAAERGHRAWVRALAEEAEPLLRSGDQLPWIARLETELDNIRAALARSLAARDEAEAGALALALGWFWWLRNYRSEGAEWIIRVLDLAVPEGSAQDPYEAYVADPEADARHPLHAPRMDLRLLNLFLRAESELLGRTDDGLADERMRQYMQLIQGYFAAGGPRSARMPGLIWPLTAYFLTESMEIRPAMEASVVNVRAHGGDWENAVMLMFRTHLLVDSPGGMTGIDEDLKALKVLCRRVGDRWVRAQVSSAVGEAAMVRGRFEEARTAYEEALELAYEVGAHTETPFLIARLAELAFRAGDRDSAMAGLDRATEEADRHGVADARAFVLMLRAHIALEDGQIARARELGDLARTESEKGTPPPQFRAALNAVAALVTAAESGPARGLELMTATLREAVEERCADAVIAMLVDQTALLCADLGELPRAVRLLAAGDHWRGGHPRPMPERAHVERTETAARTALGRERYAAERARGETLTLDEALAELPATAPLPTPRPTRT; translated from the coding sequence GTGCGGTACAGAATCCTGGGCAGCACCCGGGCGGACGACGAACAGGGCACCGGCGTACCCCTCGGCGGTGCGCGGCTGCGCGCCCTGCTCGCGGCGCTCGCCCTGCACCCGGGCCGGAACATCCCCTTCGCCACCCTGATCGACGAGGTGTGGGCGGACGACCCGCCGCAGGACGCCCCGGCCGCCCTCCAGGCCCTGGTCGGCCGCCTCCGCCGCACCCTCGGTAAAGAAGCGATCGTTTCCGACCCCGGCGGCTACCGCCTCACGGCGACCCGCGACGACGTCGACCTGTTCGTCTTCGAACACCTCACCCGCAGGGGTACGGCCGCCCTCGACCGGGGCGACGCGACCACCGCCGCCCGCGACCTCGCCGAGGCGCTCGCCCTGTGGCGCGGCCCCGCGCTCGCCGACCTCCCCGACCGTTCCGCCGCCGCCCGCCCCGACGCGCTGCGCCAGGAGGCCACCCGCGCGCGTGCCGAGGCCGACCTGCTGCTCGGCCGCGCCGCCGACGTCGTACCGGAACTGCGGGAACTGACCACCGCGCATCCCTACGACGAACCCCTGCACGCCCTCCTCATCCGCGCCCTGCGCGACGCGGGCCGCGGGGCCGACGCCCTCGCCGCGTACGAGGCGGCCCGGCGCGCGCTCGCCGACGGGCTCGGCACCGACCCGGGACCCGAACTCCGGGCGCTGCACGGGGAGTTGCTCACGTCGACGGCACCCGCGCGTACGACGCCCCCGGCCCCTGGGCGTCCCGAACGCGACGGCAACCTGCGTCCACGGCTTACCTCTTTTGTGGGCCGGGAACCCGAGATCGCCGCCATCCGTTCCGATATGCACAGGGCCCGCCTCGTCACCCTCACCGGACCGGGCGGCTCCGGAAAGACCCGTCTCGCCGAGGAGGCGGCCGCCGGGCTCCCGCAGGCGTGGCTCGTCGAGCTGGCCCGGCTCGACCGGCCGGAGGCGGTGCCGGGCGCGGTGGTCAGTGCCCTCGGTCTGCGCGAGACCGCCCTGCTGACCACCGAGTTGATGACCACGCAGGACGACCCGGTCGCCCTGCTGGTGGAGTACTGCGCCTCGCGCGGCCGACTCCTGATCCTTGACAACTGCGAACATGTCATCGGCGCCGTGGCCGACCTCGCCGAGACCCTCCTGACCCGCTGCCCGGGGCTCACGATCCTCGCCACCAGCCGTGAACCCCTGGGCGTCCCCGGCGAGTCCGTGCGCCCGGTCGAACCCCTCGTCCCCGACCAGGCCCACCGCCTCTTCACCGAGCGCGCCGCCGCCGTCCTCCCCGACGCGGAGACCGTGCTCCAGGACACCGAGGCGGTCGCGGAGATCTGCCGCCGCCTCGACGGCCTGCCCCTGGCCATCGAACTGGCCGCCGCCCGGCTCCGGTTGCTCACCCCGCGCCAGATCGCCGACCGCCTCGACGACCGCTTCCGCCTCCTCACCTCAGGCAGCCGCACGGTCCTGCCCCGCCAGCAGACCCTGCGGGCCGTCGTCGACTGGTCCTGGGAGCTGCTCGACGAGGCGGAGCGGACGGTGCTGCGCGAGGTCTCCGTGTTCGCCGGCGGCTGGGACCTCGCGGCGGCCGAGGCCGTGTGCACCGGCCCCGCTGCCCACCTCATCGGCTCCCTGGTCGACAAGTCCCTGATCGTGGCCACCCCGGGCGACACGGACGGCGGCATGCGCTACCGCATGCTGGAGACCATCCACGAGTACGCCGTGGAGCGCGCCGCCGAGACCCCCGGCCTGCGCACCGCCGCCGAGCGCGGGCACCGCGCCTGGGTCCGCGCCCTCGCCGAGGAGGCCGAGCCGCTCCTGCGCTCGGGCGACCAACTCCCGTGGATAGCCCGCCTGGAGACCGAGCTGGACAACATCCGGGCCGCCCTCGCCCGCTCCCTCGCCGCGCGCGACGAGGCGGAGGCGGGCGCCCTGGCCCTCGCCCTCGGCTGGTTCTGGTGGCTGCGCAACTACCGCTCCGAGGGCGCCGAATGGATCATCCGCGTCCTCGACCTGGCCGTGCCGGAGGGTTCCGCCCAGGACCCGTACGAGGCCTACGTCGCCGACCCGGAGGCGGACGCCCGACACCCCCTGCACGCACCGCGGATGGACCTCCGGCTGCTGAACCTCTTCCTCAGGGCCGAGTCCGAGCTCCTGGGCCGGACGGACGACGGCCTGGCGGACGAGCGGATGCGGCAGTACATGCAGCTGATCCAGGGCTACTTCGCCGCCGGCGGCCCGCGGTCGGCCCGTATGCCGGGGCTCATCTGGCCGCTCACCGCCTACTTCCTCACCGAGTCGATGGAGATCCGGCCCGCCATGGAGGCGTCGGTCGTCAACGTCCGCGCCCACGGCGGCGACTGGGAGAACGCGGTCATGCTGATGTTCCGCACCCACCTCCTCGTCGACTCGCCGGGCGGCATGACGGGCATCGACGAGGACCTGAAGGCGCTGAAGGTGCTCTGCCGCCGCGTCGGCGACCGCTGGGTGCGCGCCCAGGTGTCCAGCGCGGTCGGCGAGGCCGCCATGGTCCGCGGCCGCTTCGAGGAGGCACGGACGGCCTACGAGGAGGCGCTGGAGCTCGCCTACGAGGTCGGCGCCCACACCGAGACCCCGTTCCTCATCGCCCGCCTCGCCGAACTCGCCTTCCGCGCGGGCGACCGCGACAGTGCGATGGCCGGCCTGGACCGGGCGACCGAGGAGGCCGACCGGCACGGCGTGGCGGACGCCCGCGCGTTCGTCCTGATGCTGCGCGCGCACATCGCCCTGGAGGACGGACAGATCGCCCGCGCGCGGGAGTTGGGCGACCTGGCTCGGACGGAGAGCGAGAAGGGCACGCCCCCACCGCAGTTCAGGGCCGCTCTGAACGCGGTCGCCGCCCTGGTCACCGCCGCCGAGTCCGGCCCGGCGCGCGGACTGGAGCTGATGACCGCCACCCTGCGCGAGGCCGTCGAGGAGCGCTGCGCCGACGCGGTGATCGCGATGCTGGTGGACCAGACGGCCCTGCTCTGTGCCGACCTCGGCGAACTCCCGCGCGCGGTACGCCTGTTGGCCGCGGGCGACCACTGGCGCGGCGGCCACCCGCGCCCCATGCCGGAGCGCGCCCACGTCGAACGCACCGAGACCGCGGCCCGCACCGCCCTGGGCCGCGAGCGCTACGCCGCCGAACGCGCCCGCGGCGAGACCCTCACCCTGGACGAGGCCCTGGCCGAACTGCCCGCCACGGCACCGCTCCCGACACCGCGCCCTACGCGCACGTGA
- a CDS encoding AfsR/SARP family transcriptional regulator: MTGAAPQAVHFNILGALEIWADQQRLRLGGPIQERVLVTLLLEPGRVVPVTRLVEAAWNEGPPATAVHQIRKAVADLRRRIPGGAGLLVTDGPGYRAAVADEQVDLSRFTRLTGEAREQVAAGAAAQAADLLRSALALWRGPVLAGSGGTTLAAAATALDERRLAAAEQLFQLRLDQGESRELVVDLRELIVEHPLRETLRGQLMLALYRSGRAAEALEEYGRVRDLLVAELGIDPGPRLTKLYEAILRDSDELTGPEPQVPAPAGPQAPATAPSLSTLPYDLSDFTGREEELRTLLRHAAEPCDGTRIVAVDGMGGSGKTSLAVRAAHQLAEQYPDGRLCFDLRGYSPGEEPLQPTAVLGALLRTLGVPDQRVPEDEGGRAALWRATLAGRRVLLLLDNASDSSQVRPLLPASPGCLVLVTSRARLMDLDGAEWISLGVMPPEESLTLLAETLGERRTSAEPEAVAELAELCGHLPLALRIASARLRNRQRWTVQYLVDRLCDETRRLGELSSGERSVAATIQLSYQAMEEEHRRAFRLLGLHPGTEVDVHSGAALLGTDRRTAEDILERLLDVHLVQQHTLGQYTLHDLVRSFAQSLRTDAARATDHAALERVLDYYVAASEQACAVLFPRRARHATPAPADVAELPPLHGVEQARGWFDQEHSALLSAVTVAHEQGLDVQTGQLARNAMFYLNLRGAFDAYENVAVLAVASARRLGDPSALRAGLSNLTSSHWKLGRFRDGLASAEEALRIARSAGDLHGQAVSLDQLGLLHSCLGHLKEGRDSLVRSIELHENALRKEMALCNLSTVCAWLGHYEEAAAAAERAVELRRAHGEPVSQIPALNDLAIALLGLGEPERARACLGEAMSAGDESSFPEDLALTLALAADAEQRLGRQRAASAYAEQALDLVRERGTALRCCDVENIVGRMHRQRGAHAQALELHRSAARRAGAIEYRVELARAHDGMAHAAAALGDGATARLHRAQADELFASMDMPAMSDGPG, translated from the coding sequence TTGACCGGAGCAGCACCGCAGGCTGTGCACTTCAACATCCTGGGCGCGCTGGAGATCTGGGCCGACCAGCAGCGGCTGCGGCTCGGCGGGCCGATCCAGGAACGGGTCCTCGTCACCCTGCTGCTGGAGCCCGGACGTGTCGTGCCGGTAACGCGACTCGTCGAGGCCGCGTGGAACGAGGGGCCGCCCGCGACCGCCGTCCACCAGATCCGCAAGGCCGTCGCCGACCTGCGCCGCCGGATACCCGGCGGGGCCGGACTGCTGGTCACCGACGGGCCCGGCTACCGTGCCGCCGTCGCCGACGAGCAGGTGGACCTCAGCCGCTTCACCCGGCTCACCGGCGAGGCCCGCGAGCAGGTCGCCGCCGGGGCCGCCGCGCAGGCCGCCGATCTGCTGCGCAGCGCGCTCGCACTGTGGCGCGGGCCCGTCCTGGCGGGGTCGGGGGGCACCACCCTCGCCGCCGCTGCCACCGCCCTCGACGAGCGCCGGCTGGCCGCCGCCGAGCAGCTCTTCCAGCTCCGCCTCGACCAGGGCGAGAGCCGCGAACTCGTCGTGGATCTACGCGAGTTGATCGTCGAACACCCGCTGCGCGAGACCCTGCGCGGCCAGCTGATGCTCGCCCTGTACCGCTCGGGCCGCGCCGCCGAGGCCCTGGAGGAGTACGGCCGGGTCCGCGACCTGCTCGTCGCGGAACTCGGCATCGACCCCGGCCCCCGGCTGACCAAGCTGTACGAGGCGATCCTGCGCGACAGCGACGAACTGACCGGCCCCGAACCGCAGGTGCCCGCCCCCGCCGGACCGCAGGCCCCCGCCACCGCCCCGTCGCTGTCCACGCTCCCCTACGACCTCTCGGACTTCACCGGCCGCGAGGAGGAGCTGCGCACCCTGCTGCGGCACGCCGCCGAGCCCTGTGACGGGACGCGGATCGTCGCCGTCGACGGCATGGGCGGCAGCGGCAAGACCTCCCTCGCGGTGCGGGCCGCCCACCAGCTCGCCGAGCAGTACCCGGACGGGCGGCTCTGCTTCGACCTGCGCGGCTACTCGCCCGGCGAGGAGCCGCTGCAGCCGACCGCCGTGCTCGGCGCGCTGCTGCGCACCCTCGGCGTCCCCGACCAGCGCGTCCCCGAGGACGAGGGCGGCCGGGCGGCCCTGTGGCGGGCCACCCTCGCGGGCCGGCGGGTGCTGCTCCTGCTGGACAACGCCAGTGACTCCAGCCAGGTCCGGCCGCTGCTCCCGGCCTCGCCCGGCTGCCTGGTCCTGGTCACCAGCCGGGCGAGGCTGATGGACCTGGACGGCGCCGAGTGGATCTCGCTCGGGGTGATGCCGCCCGAGGAGAGCCTGACGCTGCTCGCGGAGACACTCGGCGAGCGGCGGACCTCGGCGGAGCCGGAGGCCGTGGCCGAACTGGCCGAACTCTGCGGCCACCTGCCGCTCGCCCTGCGGATCGCGAGCGCCCGGCTGCGCAACCGCCAGCGCTGGACCGTGCAGTACCTGGTCGACCGGCTCTGCGACGAGACGCGGCGGCTGGGCGAGCTGAGTTCCGGCGAGCGCAGTGTCGCGGCGACCATCCAGCTGTCGTACCAGGCGATGGAGGAGGAACACCGCCGGGCCTTCCGGCTGCTCGGGCTGCATCCGGGGACCGAGGTCGACGTGCACTCCGGCGCCGCGCTGCTCGGCACGGACCGGCGGACCGCCGAGGACATCCTGGAGCGGCTGCTCGACGTGCATCTGGTGCAGCAGCACACGCTCGGGCAGTACACACTGCACGACCTGGTGCGCAGCTTCGCGCAGAGTCTGCGCACCGACGCCGCCCGGGCCACCGACCACGCCGCGCTGGAGCGGGTCCTCGACTACTACGTGGCCGCCTCCGAGCAGGCGTGCGCGGTGCTGTTCCCGCGCCGGGCCCGGCATGCCACACCGGCGCCCGCGGACGTGGCCGAACTGCCGCCGCTGCACGGGGTGGAGCAGGCGCGCGGCTGGTTCGACCAGGAGCACTCCGCGCTGCTGTCCGCGGTGACGGTGGCCCATGAGCAGGGCCTCGACGTGCAGACCGGGCAGCTCGCCCGCAACGCCATGTTCTATCTGAACCTGCGCGGCGCCTTCGACGCGTACGAGAACGTGGCCGTCCTCGCGGTGGCCTCGGCCCGCCGGCTCGGCGACCCCTCCGCCCTGCGCGCCGGCCTGTCGAACCTGACGTCCTCGCACTGGAAGCTCGGCAGGTTCCGCGACGGCCTCGCCTCGGCCGAGGAGGCCCTGCGGATCGCGCGGTCGGCCGGTGACCTGCACGGACAGGCCGTCAGCCTCGACCAGTTGGGGCTGCTGCACAGTTGCCTCGGCCATCTGAAGGAGGGCCGGGACAGTCTCGTCCGCAGCATCGAGCTGCACGAGAACGCCCTGCGCAAGGAGATGGCCCTGTGCAACCTCAGTACCGTCTGCGCCTGGCTCGGCCACTACGAGGAGGCGGCGGCCGCCGCCGAGCGGGCCGTCGAGCTGCGCCGCGCGCACGGTGAGCCGGTCAGCCAGATCCCGGCCCTGAACGACCTGGCGATCGCCCTGCTCGGCCTCGGCGAGCCCGAGCGGGCCAGGGCGTGCCTGGGCGAGGCGATGTCCGCCGGTGACGAGTCCTCGTTCCCGGAGGACCTGGCGCTCACCCTCGCGCTCGCCGCCGACGCCGAGCAGCGCCTGGGCCGCCAGCGCGCCGCGTCGGCGTACGCGGAGCAGGCCCTGGACCTGGTGCGGGAGCGCGGTACGGCGCTGCGGTGCTGTGACGTCGAGAACATCGTCGGCCGGATGCACCGGCAGCGCGGCGCGCACGCGCAGGCCCTGGAGCTGCACCGGAGCGCCGCGCGGCGGGCCGGTGCCATCGAGTACCGGGTGGAACTGGCCCGCGCCCACGACGGGATGGCGCACGCGGCCGCCGCGCTCGGCGACGGCGCGACGGCGCGCCTGCACCGCGCGCAGGCCGACGAGCTGTTCGCGTCGATGGACATGCCCGCCATGTCCGACGGTCCCGGCTGA
- a CDS encoding phosphoribosylglycinamide synthetase, whose protein sequence is MRCGADRRLLLVQPCHTSVVRAVAAGFRVWSVQDPALCAPHCLAETERLSQALLLTDTGDPVALAALLGRTARRHGIAQVLHLGDRRRRAAAFAAADAAGPSATSPQSVRRICDRTAMRRLLNEDGRSVVRAREARSVGEVTALVRALGLPLVVKRTDAAGGHHVTRISCPGDLAAWTARRQADAAPGPYLLEEYLAGPVFGVHTLTVDGAHHVLALTARHPAGGPVTELYPAPLDTQVRSELRAAARALLDLADYRSGPAYIRLVLTERGARVVAAEASLVCREPRLPRVGGGFDPDLWLFRALAQEQPVTSGTRTVSLRDRSTAP, encoded by the coding sequence GTGAGGTGCGGAGCCGACCGGCGGCTGCTCCTCGTCCAGCCCTGTCACACCTCCGTGGTCAGGGCCGTGGCCGCCGGGTTCCGGGTCTGGTCGGTGCAGGACCCGGCGCTGTGCGCACCGCACTGCCTCGCCGAGACCGAACGGCTCTCGCAGGCACTGCTGCTGACCGACACCGGCGATCCGGTGGCCCTCGCCGCCCTGCTGGGCAGGACCGCCCGCCGGCACGGCATCGCCCAGGTGCTGCACCTGGGCGACCGGCGCCGTAGAGCCGCCGCGTTCGCCGCCGCCGACGCGGCGGGGCCGTCGGCGACCAGCCCGCAGTCCGTGCGCCGGATCTGCGACCGCACCGCGATGCGCCGCCTGCTGAACGAGGACGGCCGTTCGGTGGTGCGGGCCCGGGAGGCCCGTTCGGTGGGGGAAGTCACGGCTCTGGTACGGGCGTTGGGGCTGCCGCTGGTCGTCAAGCGGACCGACGCGGCGGGCGGTCACCATGTCACCCGGATCAGCTGCCCGGGAGACCTGGCGGCCTGGACGGCCCGTCGGCAGGCGGACGCGGCGCCGGGGCCCTATCTGCTGGAGGAGTATCTCGCCGGGCCCGTCTTCGGGGTGCACACCCTGACGGTCGACGGCGCCCACCACGTCCTCGCCCTCACGGCCAGGCACCCCGCCGGCGGGCCCGTGACCGAGCTGTACCCGGCGCCGCTGGACACCCAGGTGCGGTCCGAACTGCGGGCGGCGGCGCGGGCGTTGCTCGACCTGGCCGACTACCGCTCCGGGCCCGCGTACATCCGGCTGGTGCTCACCGAGCGGGGCGCCCGCGTGGTCGCCGCCGAGGCGTCCCTCGTCTGCCGTGAACCGCGACTTCCGCGCGTCGGCGGGGGGTTCGATCCCGATCTGTGGCTGTTCCGCGCCCTCGCCCAGGAACAGCCGGTGACCAGTGGTACTCGCACGGTATCGCTTCGGGATCGCTCGACGGCACCATGA
- a CDS encoding 4-oxalocrotonate tautomerase family protein: MPVITVDWWQGNDRAARAELVAELTATASRVAGCPKEAVTVLVRDVAHDHWGSGGILADELVGPDRSSADT, translated from the coding sequence ATGCCGGTGATCACCGTCGACTGGTGGCAGGGCAACGACCGTGCCGCCCGCGCCGAACTCGTGGCCGAACTGACCGCCACCGCCTCCCGCGTCGCGGGCTGTCCCAAGGAGGCCGTGACCGTCCTCGTCCGGGACGTGGCGCACGACCACTGGGGCAGCGGCGGCATCCTCGCCGACGAACTCGTCGGACCGGACCGGTCGTCGGCCGACACGTGA